One window of Arthrobacter oryzae genomic DNA carries:
- a CDS encoding adenylate kinase translates to MLIIGPPGSGKGTQAERISEGLGVVAISTGDIFRANVKGETPLGVEAKKYMDAGDFVPNSVTNKMVRDRFSEDDVESGFLLDGYPRTTAQVDYLDEILANGDQKLDVVLQLTADDEELVTRLLGRAKETGRSDDNEAVIRHRLDLYHEQTEAVVAKYAERGILTQVDGIGGIDEVTDRVMQAIKAAQAV, encoded by the coding sequence ATGCTGATTATCGGACCTCCGGGTTCAGGCAAGGGAACGCAGGCGGAGCGGATCTCCGAGGGACTTGGCGTCGTTGCGATCTCCACCGGCGATATCTTCCGCGCCAACGTCAAGGGTGAGACGCCGCTGGGCGTCGAGGCCAAGAAGTACATGGATGCCGGCGATTTCGTACCGAACAGCGTCACCAACAAGATGGTGCGCGACCGCTTCAGCGAGGACGACGTCGAGAGCGGCTTCCTGCTGGACGGCTACCCGCGCACCACCGCGCAGGTGGACTACCTCGACGAGATCCTGGCCAACGGTGACCAGAAGCTGGACGTGGTCCTGCAGCTGACCGCCGATGACGAGGAACTGGTCACGCGCCTGCTGGGCCGTGCCAAGGAAACCGGCCGGAGCGACGACAATGAAGCGGTCATCCGCCACCGTCTGGACCTGTACCACGAGCAGACCGAGGCCGTGGTGGCGAAGTACGCCGAGCGCGGCATCCTGACCCAGGTTGACGGCATCGGCGGCATAGACGAAGTCACCGACCGCGTCATGCAGGCCATCAAGGCAGCACAGGCGGTTTAG
- a CDS encoding serine hydrolase domain-containing protein — protein sequence MTAVTAPTRNQSTGTVAPGFEAVRDEFDAYLSEDPNYSAQLAVYWKDRLVVDLVGGDGLTADTITGTFSATKGVAAITLGTLIGSGELDLDQTVAHYWPEFSAHGKGMILVRELLSHQAGLVNVDGGLENDDVLHSNRAAPKLAGQRPFWRPGAAFGYHGLTIGTFMEELVRRITGQSLQELYEATVRAPRAIDFWIGLPASQEDRFEALRPACPTAEQLAMMSQSPMSPDGLGALMFNGVNNIVPPNLGPYSPNLREVRAAGPAALGGIGSARGLAQVYAAAIGLTGEALLDPGTLAAMGQQQVWGVDRVLNFPTAFGVVFMKPHPGSDFGSFQAVGHDGAGGALGYADPLYDVSFGYIPLQMQLPGGADARALHLSQTVRTAIRQS from the coding sequence ATGACCGCCGTCACGGCACCAACCCGCAATCAGTCCACAGGCACCGTAGCACCCGGATTCGAAGCGGTACGCGATGAATTCGATGCATACCTGTCCGAAGACCCGAACTACAGCGCCCAACTCGCCGTCTACTGGAAGGACCGACTTGTGGTCGATCTGGTTGGAGGAGACGGACTTACAGCCGACACAATCACAGGAACGTTCTCCGCAACAAAAGGCGTCGCAGCCATCACCCTGGGGACGTTGATTGGATCGGGTGAACTGGATCTGGATCAAACCGTGGCTCACTACTGGCCGGAATTCAGTGCCCACGGCAAGGGCATGATCCTCGTCCGCGAGCTGCTGTCGCACCAGGCCGGGCTCGTCAACGTGGACGGCGGGCTGGAGAACGATGACGTCCTTCATTCAAACCGCGCCGCGCCAAAGCTTGCCGGACAGCGGCCGTTCTGGCGCCCGGGAGCGGCTTTCGGTTACCACGGTCTGACCATCGGCACCTTCATGGAGGAGCTGGTACGGCGAATCACGGGCCAATCCTTGCAGGAACTCTATGAGGCCACCGTCCGCGCACCTCGCGCCATCGATTTCTGGATCGGCCTGCCAGCGTCTCAAGAGGACCGGTTCGAAGCGCTCCGTCCGGCGTGTCCAACGGCCGAACAGCTGGCCATGATGAGCCAAAGCCCCATGTCGCCCGACGGCCTGGGCGCCTTGATGTTCAACGGTGTCAACAACATAGTTCCGCCGAACCTCGGGCCTTACTCACCCAATCTGCGCGAGGTACGAGCCGCCGGACCCGCCGCTTTGGGTGGCATTGGATCGGCAAGGGGACTCGCGCAGGTTTATGCTGCCGCCATTGGCCTGACAGGGGAGGCGCTTCTTGACCCCGGTACTCTTGCAGCGATGGGGCAGCAGCAGGTGTGGGGCGTTGACCGGGTCCTGAATTTCCCGACGGCGTTTGGGGTCGTTTTCATGAAGCCTCACCCGGGCAGTGATTTCGGCAGCTTCCAAGCGGTGGGACACGACGGCGCTGGCGGGGCTCTGGGATATGCAGACCCCCTCTACGATGTCAGCTTCGGCTACATACCTTTGCAGATGCAACTCCCTGGCGGCGCCGATGCCAGGGCGCTTCACCTGTCGCAAACCGTGCGTACCGCGATACGCCAAAGCTAG
- a CDS encoding beta-glucosidase, with protein sequence METLTIDTRATDERTTDLRLTALVAELSLEEKVRLLTGRDFWTTWPLAKIGLRRMLFSDGPTGVRGEAWDEREPSMNFPSAAAISSSWDPAIADRLGAASAVEARRKGVDVVLGPTINLHRSPLGGRHFEAFSEDPVLTAELAAAYVAGVQRNGVAATPKHYIANDSETDRFTVDVKVGDRPLRELYLLAYEKAIVESKAWLVMSAYNSINGTTATENDLLETPLNSEWGFDGVVISDWTAVRSVNSANASQDLVMPGPDGPWGAALVVAVKCGRVPEAAIDRKVFRILQLAARVGALDGFDAVQCDPADREDPIAFAREASAAGTVMVKNDGVLPLAQAALCKVAVIGHNARFARTQGGGSATVVPEKIVSPLDGIRAAFGPNNVSYSVGAVVQEGITEMPLEQITNPVTGAPGVRVRFLDVNGGELFAEDRRSTALVWFGGDAPIAASSTVQFHTLFTPEETGPVRLGFSTVGHGRIFVDGVLAREATIEATGTDLGAAFLAPPSASVEIRATAGVQLQVRIELDLAGRSGALANALAITIGVEADNSHPDALIDEAVEAARAADVAVVVVGTNSSVESEGYDRTSLEMPGLQDRLVHAVAAANPRTVVIVNSGAPVLLPWRDEVAAILIGYFGGQEFGHALTDILTGATEPGGRLPTTWPASLQDVPVINVTPEADGTLAYDEGIHIGYRAWLKAGTKPAYEFGFGLGYTDWTLDGVSFPGSAVPGAVVPLTVTLTNSGARSGKNVVQVYTEKPGSAVDRPVRWLVASTPVWAEPGETITAELQLATRLLAYWDNGWTYEPGEYALRIGTSVTSLPLATTLELIRN encoded by the coding sequence ATGGAAACCCTCACTATCGATACTCGTGCCACTGATGAGCGCACTACCGACCTGCGGCTCACGGCCCTCGTGGCGGAACTTAGCCTTGAGGAAAAGGTGCGGTTACTGACCGGCCGTGACTTTTGGACCACGTGGCCGCTGGCGAAGATCGGCCTGCGCCGCATGCTGTTCTCAGACGGCCCCACAGGCGTCCGCGGCGAGGCATGGGATGAGCGCGAACCGTCCATGAACTTTCCATCGGCCGCAGCGATCAGCTCTTCCTGGGACCCTGCGATCGCGGACCGGCTTGGTGCCGCGTCCGCTGTCGAGGCCCGTCGCAAGGGCGTGGACGTTGTGCTGGGACCGACCATCAACCTGCACCGCTCACCGCTGGGCGGCCGGCACTTCGAGGCGTTCAGCGAGGACCCCGTCCTAACGGCGGAGCTCGCCGCGGCCTACGTGGCCGGTGTGCAGCGCAATGGCGTGGCGGCTACCCCCAAGCACTACATCGCCAACGATTCCGAAACGGACCGCTTCACCGTGGACGTGAAGGTCGGCGACCGGCCCCTGCGCGAGCTCTACCTTCTCGCCTACGAAAAAGCCATTGTCGAATCAAAGGCGTGGCTGGTGATGAGCGCCTACAACTCCATCAATGGCACAACCGCCACTGAGAATGACCTGCTGGAAACCCCGCTGAACAGCGAATGGGGCTTTGACGGCGTGGTTATCAGCGACTGGACGGCCGTCCGCAGCGTCAACAGTGCCAACGCATCCCAGGACCTGGTCATGCCTGGCCCTGACGGGCCCTGGGGCGCTGCCCTCGTAGTGGCCGTCAAGTGCGGCAGGGTTCCCGAGGCCGCCATCGACCGAAAAGTGTTCCGAATCCTGCAGCTCGCCGCCCGTGTGGGCGCACTGGATGGCTTCGACGCCGTGCAATGTGACCCGGCGGACCGGGAAGACCCCATCGCGTTTGCCCGTGAAGCGTCCGCCGCCGGGACCGTGATGGTGAAGAACGACGGCGTGCTGCCGCTGGCGCAGGCTGCGCTCTGCAAAGTGGCGGTGATCGGACACAACGCCCGCTTTGCCCGAACCCAGGGCGGCGGCTCCGCCACTGTTGTGCCAGAGAAGATCGTCAGCCCCCTTGACGGGATCCGTGCCGCTTTCGGTCCGAACAATGTCAGCTACAGTGTGGGCGCCGTGGTGCAGGAAGGCATCACGGAGATGCCCCTGGAGCAGATCACTAACCCGGTCACCGGTGCTCCCGGAGTCCGGGTCCGGTTCCTCGATGTCAATGGCGGAGAACTCTTTGCTGAGGACCGACGCTCCACCGCCTTGGTCTGGTTCGGCGGTGACGCGCCCATCGCGGCGTCCTCCACGGTCCAGTTCCATACCCTCTTCACTCCGGAAGAAACCGGACCGGTCCGGCTGGGATTCTCGACCGTGGGCCATGGACGGATCTTCGTGGACGGCGTACTGGCCCGCGAAGCAACCATCGAGGCCACAGGAACTGACCTGGGTGCGGCGTTTCTAGCCCCGCCATCCGCCTCCGTCGAAATCCGGGCGACGGCTGGGGTGCAGTTGCAAGTCCGGATCGAACTCGACCTAGCGGGCCGTTCCGGTGCCCTGGCCAACGCGCTGGCCATTACCATCGGCGTGGAAGCGGACAACAGCCACCCCGACGCACTGATTGACGAGGCTGTGGAGGCGGCCCGCGCAGCCGACGTCGCCGTTGTTGTCGTAGGTACGAACTCCAGCGTCGAATCAGAAGGCTATGACCGGACCTCCCTGGAAATGCCGGGCCTGCAGGACCGCCTGGTACACGCCGTGGCCGCCGCCAATCCGCGCACCGTAGTCATCGTGAACTCGGGCGCGCCGGTCCTGCTGCCTTGGCGCGACGAGGTCGCCGCAATCCTGATTGGCTACTTCGGAGGCCAGGAATTCGGTCACGCCCTCACCGATATCCTGACCGGTGCCACCGAACCGGGTGGCCGCCTCCCCACAACCTGGCCCGCCAGTCTGCAGGACGTGCCCGTCATCAACGTCACCCCGGAGGCAGACGGCACGCTGGCCTACGACGAAGGCATCCATATCGGCTACCGCGCGTGGCTCAAAGCCGGCACTAAACCCGCCTATGAATTTGGCTTCGGACTCGGCTACACCGACTGGACCCTCGACGGCGTCAGCTTCCCCGGCTCGGCTGTTCCCGGCGCCGTCGTCCCCCTCACGGTCACACTGACCAACTCGGGGGCGCGGTCGGGTAAGAATGTCGTCCAGGTTTACACCGAAAAGCCCGGGTCCGCCGTCGACCGCCCCGTCCGCTGGCTCGTCGCCTCCACCCCCGTATGGGCCGAACCAGGCGAAACCATCACCGCTGAGCTGCAGCTCGCCACCCGGCTCCTGGCCTACTGGGACAACGGCTGGACCTACGAACCCGGCGAATACGCCCTTCGCATCGGCACGTCCGTCACATCACTGCCGCTCGCAACCACTCTGGAACTGATACGAAACTGA
- a CDS encoding alpha/beta hydrolase has translation MDESSTENPNTLDARRLIREMELNGPPPDLRSDTDNESLLTIYPALAAVSTLDIAVPASEGRVPGRLYRAAGKATAGFVWVHGGAFIAGDLNMPEAHWVSLHLASQGISVLSLDYRKALHGVKYPEPSNDVLAGWLWALENVSEFGLETTEDLHLGGASAGAALTAALTGRLRDGAGKMPASLLLAYPLVHAKLPPISEELTAKIEGVPADLVFTPDFIREVNLNFAGSEDNFGDPHAFAGVGNLDGFPPVHIINSEADTLRASGELFAAQLEAAGIPVRMETEPGSTHGHLDHPHSAPGRNSVERMVRWLREEHSRASCRPTVGAGEHSACS, from the coding sequence ATGGACGAGAGCAGCACGGAGAATCCGAACACCTTGGACGCCAGGCGGTTGATACGCGAGATGGAGCTGAACGGACCCCCTCCTGATCTTCGTAGCGACACGGACAACGAGTCGTTACTGACCATTTACCCGGCGCTGGCTGCTGTGTCGACGCTCGATATCGCGGTCCCCGCCTCTGAGGGCCGCGTTCCGGGTCGGCTCTACCGTGCAGCCGGCAAAGCCACAGCCGGCTTCGTCTGGGTCCACGGCGGCGCGTTCATTGCCGGAGACCTGAACATGCCGGAGGCCCACTGGGTGAGCCTGCATCTGGCGTCCCAAGGTATCTCGGTGCTTTCGCTGGACTACCGCAAAGCACTTCACGGGGTGAAGTACCCCGAACCGTCAAACGACGTCCTGGCCGGGTGGCTTTGGGCACTTGAAAATGTCAGCGAGTTCGGGCTGGAAACCACGGAAGACTTACATCTCGGCGGGGCGAGCGCGGGGGCCGCGCTAACTGCCGCGCTGACCGGACGACTCAGGGACGGTGCCGGCAAAATGCCGGCGTCGTTGTTGCTCGCCTACCCTCTTGTCCACGCCAAGCTTCCCCCGATCAGTGAGGAACTCACGGCGAAGATCGAGGGTGTTCCGGCGGACTTGGTTTTCACGCCGGACTTCATCCGCGAAGTGAATCTAAACTTCGCCGGTAGCGAGGACAATTTTGGAGATCCTCACGCGTTTGCCGGAGTCGGCAACCTGGATGGATTTCCCCCCGTCCACATCATCAATTCCGAGGCCGACACGTTGCGTGCGTCGGGAGAACTCTTCGCGGCTCAACTGGAGGCGGCAGGAATTCCCGTCCGGATGGAAACCGAACCCGGAAGTACCCACGGACACCTGGACCACCCTCACTCCGCACCTGGCAGGAATTCTGTCGAACGGATGGTCCGGTGGCTTCGCGAGGAACACTCACGCGCATCCTGTCGGCCGACGGTTGGCGCCGGGGAGCATTCTGCCTGTTCATGA
- a CDS encoding ABC transporter permease, whose translation MYRFVLRRLLSGVLLLFVITTVAYLLLYAGGGDIARRLVGPTASDAQVALKASQLGLDRPLPVQYWDWLTGALTGDLGRSWFNGQLVSTGVGSRLSVTISLVLGAVLIAAVISVVIGVWAAVRRGWIDRVVQFVGVLGFAIPGFLIALGLVSLFALNLKWFKATGYVPITTSFGGWAATVTLPIIALSIGCIAAVVQQVRGSLIDALRQDYVRTLRARGLSFNRVVYKHVLRNAGGPALAVLAVQFIGLLGGAVIVEQIFALPGLGQITVAATGQGDIPVVMGVVVATAAIVVAVNLIIDLAQGWLNPKVRLS comes from the coding sequence ATGTACCGATTCGTGCTGCGGCGCCTGTTGTCCGGTGTCCTGTTGCTGTTCGTCATTACCACGGTCGCCTACCTCCTGCTCTATGCAGGCGGCGGAGATATCGCGCGCCGCCTCGTGGGACCCACCGCCAGCGATGCCCAGGTTGCGCTGAAGGCCAGCCAGCTGGGCCTGGACCGCCCGCTCCCTGTCCAATATTGGGACTGGCTGACCGGCGCCCTGACCGGTGACCTTGGCCGGTCCTGGTTCAACGGCCAGCTCGTTAGCACCGGCGTCGGCAGCCGGCTCTCCGTCACCATCTCCCTGGTCCTTGGTGCCGTGCTCATTGCAGCTGTGATTTCCGTGGTCATCGGTGTGTGGGCAGCTGTCCGCCGCGGCTGGATCGACCGCGTTGTCCAGTTCGTCGGGGTGCTGGGCTTCGCCATCCCCGGCTTCCTGATCGCCCTGGGACTGGTGTCCCTGTTCGCCCTGAACCTCAAGTGGTTCAAGGCCACCGGCTATGTGCCCATTACGACGTCGTTTGGCGGCTGGGCGGCCACTGTCACCTTGCCGATCATCGCCCTGTCGATCGGCTGCATCGCTGCCGTCGTGCAGCAGGTGCGCGGCTCGCTGATTGATGCACTCCGCCAGGACTACGTCCGGACGCTGCGCGCCCGCGGCCTGTCCTTCAACCGCGTGGTCTACAAGCATGTCCTGCGCAACGCAGGCGGCCCGGCGCTGGCCGTGCTCGCCGTGCAGTTCATCGGACTCCTCGGCGGCGCCGTCATCGTTGAACAGATCTTCGCATTGCCCGGCCTCGGGCAGATCACCGTGGCCGCCACCGGCCAGGGTGACATCCCGGTTGTGATGGGAGTCGTCGTCGCGACGGCCGCCATCGTGGTGGCCGTCAACCTCATCATCGACCTCGCCCAGGGCTGGCTCAATCCGAAAGTTCGGCTGTCATGA
- a CDS encoding fumarylacetoacetate hydrolase family protein: MRLLTLRLSNEGTTVTKAVRQDGDTLTEIEGFADVGELLRTDAWEATAKAATGATHPLEGADLAPVVPFPGKIICVGHNYRNHIKEMGREIPEYPTLFAKYQESLIGPNDDLALPQESDTVDWEAELAVVIGKKGRRISEADAKDHIAGYSVLNDVSMRDYQFRTIQWLQGKTWENSTPFGPALVTQDEFTAGPLMTSAVDGEVQQSTPTGDLVFTPEFLVSYISTIITLNPGDVIATGTPGGVGHAQDPKRYLQEGQILVTTIEGLGQLSNRVVKEA, encoded by the coding sequence ATGAGACTCCTGACACTCCGCCTCTCGAATGAGGGAACAACAGTCACCAAGGCTGTCCGCCAGGACGGCGATACCCTGACCGAGATCGAAGGGTTCGCCGATGTCGGGGAACTCCTCCGCACTGACGCCTGGGAGGCCACCGCCAAGGCCGCGACCGGCGCGACGCACCCGCTCGAGGGCGCGGACCTCGCCCCGGTGGTCCCGTTCCCGGGGAAGATCATCTGCGTGGGCCACAACTACCGCAACCACATCAAGGAAATGGGCCGGGAAATCCCCGAGTACCCCACCCTGTTCGCCAAGTACCAGGAATCCCTGATCGGCCCGAACGATGACCTGGCCCTGCCGCAGGAATCGGACACCGTGGACTGGGAAGCCGAACTCGCCGTGGTCATCGGCAAGAAGGGCCGCCGGATCAGCGAAGCCGACGCCAAGGATCACATTGCCGGGTACTCGGTGCTGAACGATGTGTCCATGCGCGACTACCAGTTCCGCACCATCCAGTGGCTGCAGGGCAAGACCTGGGAGAACTCCACCCCGTTCGGCCCCGCCCTGGTGACGCAGGATGAGTTCACCGCCGGTCCGCTGATGACCTCGGCCGTGGACGGCGAAGTCCAGCAGAGCACTCCGACCGGTGACCTCGTGTTCACCCCGGAATTCCTGGTCTCCTACATCTCCACGATCATCACGCTGAACCCGGGAGATGTGATCGCGACCGGCACCCCCGGCGGTGTGGGCCACGCGCAGGATCCCAAGCGCTACCTGCAGGAAGGCCAGATCCTGGTCACCACCATCGAGGGCCTGGGCCAGCTGAGCAACCGCGTGGTCAAGGAAGCCTGA
- a CDS encoding maleylpyruvate isomerase family mycothiol-dependent enzyme produces the protein MVARHDQTTDPVLLEGLLQARRGTAFFARKLNELSDADLDGDSLLPGWTRRHVTAHIGYNARAIARLVEWAATGVETPMYASTSVRDHEIDFGATLSPIALRHLFDHSAVHLNVEWRDLPAEAWHHKVKTIQGRLVPAEETVWMRTREVWVHAVDLDNGATFNDIPAPVLARLLKDITGAWHTRGTDTGLLVKATDQPDAMTFGDTDAETPTVISGPLAAITQWATGRGTAGVHIAGSGVGSTVPAAPKWI, from the coding sequence ATGGTCGCCCGCCACGACCAGACCACCGACCCGGTCCTGCTCGAGGGCCTGCTCCAGGCGCGCCGGGGCACAGCATTCTTCGCCCGCAAACTCAACGAGCTCTCCGACGCGGACCTGGACGGAGATTCGCTGTTGCCGGGCTGGACCCGGCGGCACGTGACGGCCCACATCGGCTACAACGCGCGGGCCATCGCGCGCCTGGTCGAGTGGGCAGCCACCGGCGTGGAGACGCCCATGTATGCCTCCACGTCGGTGCGGGACCACGAAATCGACTTCGGCGCGACGCTGTCCCCGATCGCGCTGCGGCACCTGTTCGACCACTCCGCGGTGCACCTGAACGTCGAATGGCGGGACCTCCCGGCAGAGGCCTGGCACCACAAGGTCAAAACCATCCAGGGCCGCCTGGTACCGGCCGAGGAAACCGTGTGGATGCGGACCCGCGAAGTCTGGGTCCACGCAGTGGACCTGGACAACGGCGCCACCTTCAACGACATCCCGGCCCCGGTCCTTGCCCGGCTCCTCAAAGACATCACCGGCGCCTGGCACACCCGCGGCACCGACACCGGACTGCTCGTCAAGGCCACCGACCAGCCGGACGCCATGACCTTCGGCGACACCGACGCCGAAACACCAACAGTCATCTCCGGCCCGCTCGCTGCCATCACACAATGGGCCACCGGACGCGGCACCGCCGGCGTGCACATTGCCGGGTCGGGCGTCGGCAGTACCGTCCCAGCCGCGCCAAAGTGGATCTAG
- a CDS encoding ATP-binding cassette domain-containing protein codes for MTETLLDIKNVVVEYPSKGFRREPFKALKGVSLDIRPGETVGLVGESGSGKTTLGRAVLGLAPVTGGSITYRGQEISKASRAQRKELSHEIQVVFQDPYTSLNPSMTIEQILTEPLTVRKVERRAANKRVADLLDQVRLPQGAAHRLPREFSGGQRQRVAIARALALDPKLIVCDEPVSALDLSTQARVMELFIEIQERTGVAYLFVSHDLAVVRHLSHRVAVMYHGEIVEWGDGDQVTGAPEHPYTQRLFMAAPIPDPERQAQHRADRLRLLELQREQDIQAGVAS; via the coding sequence ATGACCGAGACACTGCTCGACATCAAGAACGTTGTGGTCGAATACCCCTCCAAGGGATTCCGCCGCGAACCGTTCAAGGCGCTCAAGGGCGTCTCCCTGGATATCCGGCCCGGTGAGACCGTGGGCCTGGTGGGGGAATCCGGGTCCGGCAAGACCACCCTGGGGCGCGCCGTGCTGGGACTGGCACCGGTCACCGGCGGCAGCATCACATACCGCGGCCAGGAAATCTCCAAGGCCAGCCGCGCCCAGCGCAAAGAGCTCAGCCACGAGATTCAGGTGGTGTTCCAAGACCCCTACACCTCGCTGAACCCCTCCATGACCATCGAACAGATCCTCACCGAACCTCTCACGGTCCGCAAGGTGGAACGCCGGGCCGCCAACAAGCGCGTGGCAGACCTCCTGGACCAGGTCCGGCTGCCTCAAGGCGCCGCGCACCGGCTGCCGCGGGAATTCTCCGGCGGCCAGCGCCAGCGCGTCGCCATCGCCCGCGCCCTGGCCCTTGACCCGAAGCTGATCGTCTGCGACGAGCCTGTGTCCGCACTGGACCTCTCCACCCAGGCGCGCGTCATGGAACTGTTCATCGAGATCCAGGAACGCACCGGCGTGGCCTACCTCTTTGTCTCCCACGACCTTGCGGTGGTGCGGCACCTCAGCCACCGCGTGGCCGTGATGTACCACGGCGAGATTGTCGAATGGGGCGACGGCGACCAGGTCACCGGTGCCCCGGAACACCCCTACACGCAGCGGCTGTTCATGGCCGCGCCGATCCCGGATCCCGAGCGGCAGGCCCAACACCGCGCCGACAGGCTCCGGCTCCTGGAACTCCAGCGCGAACAAGACATTCAGGCCGGCGTCGCCTCATAG
- a CDS encoding dipeptide/oligopeptide/nickel ABC transporter permease/ATP-binding protein, which produces MIETPLALPVTAAKVSLFRKLLTHPTGAASLLILFLVALASILAPLLATHDPNTAILKDVLAKAGSEHLLGADSAGRDVFSRLLFAGQFSLAGALVALAVALVLGVTAGLIAGYYGGWFDSVSSWLTGLMMALPGMVVLLAARAVVGPSMWLSMMIFGILLSPAFFRLVYASVTAVRNELYVDAARVSGLSDFRIIGRHILAVVRAPVIIQSAMVLGIAIAIQAGLEFLGLGDRNIPTWGSMLNDGFINIFKSPTLVLWPALIIGLVCIALTLLANAMRDELERSSGPVKKSRKAAAAAAIADAEGAAEKRGAAAVLHPEESAGAENSNAGEPLLEVTDLGVGYDQADGSTTHVVNHVNLTVRRGEVHGLVGESGSGKTQTAFSILRLLPQGGRIAGGSIFFEGKDLAQLSEKEMTKVRGKRIAYIPQEPMSNLDSAFTIGSQLTEPMRVCLGISKAEARKRALALLAKVGIPDPQRTFNAYPHQISGGMAQRVLIAGAVSCEPDLLIADEPTTALDVTVQAEVLNLLRELQDELNMGVILVTHNFGVVADLCDRVSVMQSGRVVETGPVRAIFNDARHPYTRQLLDAILEDTAPRGQYTLKELKGVAS; this is translated from the coding sequence ATGATCGAAACTCCCCTCGCACTGCCCGTCACGGCAGCCAAGGTTTCACTTTTCCGGAAGCTCCTGACCCACCCTACGGGCGCGGCCTCACTGCTGATCTTGTTCCTGGTGGCACTGGCCTCGATTCTCGCGCCGCTGCTGGCCACCCACGATCCCAACACCGCAATCCTTAAGGATGTGCTGGCCAAGGCCGGCTCCGAACACCTCCTCGGCGCCGACAGCGCGGGCCGCGACGTCTTCAGCCGCCTGCTGTTTGCCGGCCAGTTCAGCCTCGCCGGCGCATTGGTGGCCCTCGCCGTCGCGCTGGTCCTCGGCGTCACCGCCGGCCTGATCGCCGGGTATTACGGCGGCTGGTTCGACTCGGTTTCGTCCTGGCTCACGGGCCTGATGATGGCCCTTCCCGGCATGGTGGTGCTGCTGGCGGCCCGCGCCGTGGTGGGCCCGTCAATGTGGCTGTCCATGATGATCTTCGGCATCTTGCTCTCGCCCGCCTTCTTCCGGCTGGTCTACGCCTCCGTCACCGCAGTCCGCAATGAGCTCTATGTGGATGCGGCGCGCGTTTCCGGCCTGAGCGACTTCAGGATCATCGGCCGCCACATCCTGGCCGTGGTCCGGGCACCCGTCATCATCCAGTCCGCCATGGTCCTGGGCATCGCCATTGCCATCCAGGCCGGCCTTGAGTTCCTGGGCCTGGGGGACCGGAACATCCCCACCTGGGGCAGCATGCTCAACGACGGCTTCATCAACATCTTCAAGTCACCCACACTGGTGCTTTGGCCCGCCCTGATCATCGGCCTGGTCTGCATCGCACTGACTCTCTTGGCGAACGCCATGCGCGATGAACTGGAACGCAGCAGCGGCCCGGTCAAGAAGAGCCGCAAGGCAGCAGCCGCTGCCGCAATCGCCGACGCCGAGGGTGCGGCTGAGAAGCGCGGTGCAGCCGCCGTCCTCCATCCTGAAGAATCCGCCGGTGCAGAAAACAGCAACGCCGGCGAGCCGCTGCTGGAGGTCACCGACCTCGGCGTCGGCTACGACCAGGCCGACGGTTCCACGACGCACGTGGTTAACCACGTAAACCTGACAGTACGCCGCGGCGAAGTGCATGGACTGGTGGGCGAATCCGGCTCCGGCAAGACGCAGACCGCGTTTTCCATCCTCCGGCTCCTGCCGCAGGGCGGCCGCATCGCCGGCGGGTCCATCTTCTTCGAGGGAAAGGACCTGGCACAGCTCTCGGAAAAGGAAATGACCAAGGTCCGCGGGAAGCGCATCGCGTATATCCCGCAGGAGCCCATGTCGAACTTGGACTCCGCCTTCACCATCGGCAGCCAGCTGACCGAACCCATGCGGGTCTGCTTGGGCATCTCCAAAGCCGAAGCGCGCAAACGAGCCCTGGCGCTGCTGGCTAAGGTGGGCATTCCCGACCCGCAACGGACGTTCAACGCCTATCCGCACCAGATCTCCGGCGGCATGGCACAGCGCGTCCTGATCGCGGGGGCCGTCTCGTGCGAGCCGGACCTGCTGATCGCCGACGAACCCACCACAGCCCTGGATGTCACCGTGCAGGCCGAAGTCCTGAACCTGCTCCGCGAGCTCCAGGACGAACTGAACATGGGCGTCATCCTGGTGACCCACAACTTCGGCGTGGTGGCCGACCTCTGCGACCGCGTCTCGGTGATGCAGTCCGGCCGCGTGGTGGAAACCGGTCCCGTCCGGGCCATCTTCAATGACGCCCGGCACCCGTACACGCGCCAGCTGCTGGACGCGATTCTCGAGGACACGGCTCCCCGCGGGCAGTACACGCTCAAGGAACTGAAAGGAGTGGCGTCATGA